One Suncus etruscus isolate mSunEtr1 chromosome 13, mSunEtr1.pri.cur, whole genome shotgun sequence genomic region harbors:
- the LOC126025822 gene encoding LOW QUALITY PROTEIN: lipid droplet-associated hydrolase-like (The sequence of the model RefSeq protein was modified relative to this genomic sequence to represent the inferred CDS: inserted 2 bases in 2 codons; deleted 1 base in 1 codon) → MGAETGFSLPHPPPLLGTPSPSGERKERGLSWTVSESSQVAKPTELVSENKEEILLQEEFILCCGVETHVIKCGPCTDLINYQSGNQPKLLIFIITGNPGFTSFYTLFXQRFPVWIISHSEHVMAPKDKILTASDESNAQEVKDIYGLSGQIEHKLTFLGVHMLKHMKLMVIGHSIGCYMALRILKVVPELQIIHAFLHFPTIERMSESTHGRIDTLLLCLLHYALYATGYIILKPCPAFIKTLIIKMYFWFMNMENKQTSPYLLEPFCLANVAYFGVQEMMDVVERDNKIIKEHLSKLTFYYRTIDNWCSVSYYEDXKDFPEGDIHLCKKKVSHAFSLNFYQEMATMVADWLKDDLSKIKVPMQRMKR, encoded by the exons aaagaggcCTTTCCTGGACTGTATCTGAGAGCTCGCAGGTTGCTAAGCCAACAGAATTGGTCTcagaaaacaaggaagaaattCTTCTGCAAGAGGAATTCATTTTATGTTGTGGAGTTGAAACCCATGTTATAAAATGTGGACCCTGTACTGACCTCATAAATTATCAAAGTGGCAACCAGCCTAAGcttcttattttcattattactGGTAATCCAGGTTTTACTTCCTTTTATACACTGT ATCAACGTTTTCCAGTTTGGATTATCAGTCATTCTGAGCATGTCATGGCCCCCAAAGACAAGATTCTTACAGCCTCAGATGAGTCAAATGCTCAAGAAGTCAAGGACATCTATGGACTCAGTGGTCAAATAGAACATAAGCTGACTTTCCTGGGAGTTCACATGCTAAAACATATGAAACTTATGGTCATT GGCCATTCAATAGGCTGTTATATGGCCCTTCGGATTTTGAAGGTTGTTCCTGAGCTCCAAATAATTCACGCCTTTCTGCACTTTCCAACAATTGAGCGCATGTCTGAATCCACCCATGGAAGGATAGACACTCTGCTTCTTTGTTTGCTTCATTATGCTCTCTATGCTACTGGCTACATAATACTGAAACCCTGTCCTGCATTCATCAAGAccttaataattaaaatgtactttTGGTTCATGAATATGGAGAATAAACAGACCAGTCCATATTTACTTGAACCATTTTGCCTTGCCAATGTAGCCTATTTCGGGGTCCAAGAGATGATGGATGTGGTAGAAAGGGACAACAAAATCATAAAAGAACATTTATCTAAGCTAACATTTTACTATAGAACTATAGATAATTGGTGTTCAGTAAGTTATTATGAAG ATAAAGATTTTCCAGAAGGAGACATTCATCTCTGTAAGAAAAAAGTATCTCATGCTTTTAGCCTCAATTTTTATCAAGAAATGGCCACTATGGTAGCAGACTGGCTAAAGGATGATCTGTCCAAAATAAAAGTACCAATGCAAAGAATGAAGAGATAG